In the genome of Pempheris klunzingeri isolate RE-2024b chromosome 11, fPemKlu1.hap1, whole genome shotgun sequence, one region contains:
- the birc7 gene encoding baculoviral IAP repeat-containing protein 7: MTGTGQEEKGNPTCHRMMDDRSSMLHILEEPQMRREGERIRTFQNWPADAPVTSGDLAKAGFFFLGPGDKVQCFCCGGILRCWVHGDSPVVEHKRHFPTCSFILGRAVGNIPLQVGSSDSVDGQLLSQLQRMTMDEQGTAGQAVYPEMEAEDSRLTTFHNWPTEASVQPDVLARAGFFYTGHGDNVKCFFCDGGLRNWELGDDPWQEHAKWFPRCEFLIQTRGQEYISNIQDAHFHLGETVSSTAGNVRTQTPIREKDPSPEELLRQLQEERTCKVCMDKLVSIVFIPCGHLVVCGDCAASLRHCPICRAVIRGSVRAFMS; encoded by the exons ATGACTGGCACAGGacaagaagagaaaggaaatCCTACATGCCACAGAATGATGGATGACAGGAGTAGTATGCTGCACATCCTCGAGGAGCCTCAGATGCgaagagaaggggagagaatTCGAACTTTTCAGAACTGGCCAGCAGATGCACCTGTCACATCTGGAGACCTGGCCAAGGCCGGCTTCTTCTTTCTAGGCCCCGGGGATAAAGTCCAATGTTTCTGCTGTGGAGGGATTTTAAGATGTTGGGTGCACGGGGACAGCCCGGTCGTCGAGCACAAGAGGCATTTCCCCACTTGCAGTTTCATACTGGGTCGAGCTGTGGGAAATATTCCTCTCCAAGTTGGATCCTCTGACTCTGTGGACGGCCAGCTGTTGAGTCAACTCCAGAGGATGACTATGGACGAACAGGGGACAGCTGGCCAGGCGGTCTACCCAGAGATGGAGGCAGAAGATTCCCGGCTCACCACTTTCCACAACTGGCCCACAGAGGCCTCAGTCCAGCCAGATGTTCTTGCCAGAGCAGGATTCTTCTACACAG GTCACGGTGATAACGTGAAATGCTTCTTCTGTGATGGAGGGTTGAGGAATTGGGAGCTGGGAGACGACCCCTGGCAGGAGCATGCCAAGTGGTTTCCACG GTGTGAGTTTTTAATCCAGACGAGAGGGCAGGAGTATATCAGCAACATACAGGATGCTCATTTCCATCTGGGTGAGACTGTG AGCTCCACTGCTGGAAATGTGAGGACGCAAACACCCATCAGAgaaaaag ACCCGAGCcctgaggagctgctgaggcagctgcaggaggagaggaccTGTAAGGTATGCATGGACAAACTGGTGTCCATCGTCTTCATCCCCTGTGGTCATCTGGTGGTGTGCGGTGATTGCGCTGCCAGCCTACGTCACTGCCCCATCTGCAGGGCCGTCATTAGGGGCAGCGTTCGTGCTTTCATGTCCTAA
- the LOC139209756 gene encoding YTH domain-containing family protein 1-like has product MSATSIDPQRSKGQASKVQNGSLHQKETVHDNDFEPYLTGQSTQNNSYQSITDPYLSSYYAPSIGFPYPLSEAPWSTGGDPPIPYLTPYGPLSNGDHHFMPDTVFGQPGGLGSSIYPHRFNFFPENPAFSAWGTSGSQGQQTQSSAYGGSYSYPPSSLGGTLVPDGQTGFHSDTLNKAPGMNSLEQGMVGLKIGGDVTGQGSGVKAVGSVIGGPAVAAAGNGATPIGMPPPKPTSWAAIASKPAKPQQLKAKVKPGMPNPGGALPPPPIKHNMNIGTWDKGPVTKVATAPLQQQQPLGLPHGLPPQGPMQQGPMQPPPPQSLVQPQMQPMALQPQPPHHQHHQPPPQPYQNHTQPPQPQTRWIAPRNRNQGYGQGGPGQDGSGVMGMVGGGNNGPQTSASQGPGAESHPVLDKLRASHSYNPKDFEWNLKNGRVFIIKSYSEDDIHRSIKYSIWCSTEHGNKRLDSAFRAMNAKGPVYLLFSVNGSGHFCGVAEMRSPVDYGTSAGVWAQDKWKGKFDVDWLFVKDVPNSQLRHIRLENNDNKPVTNSRDTQEVPLEKAKQVLKIIATYKHTTSIFDDFSHYEKRQEEEEEVRKTFEPPQIQNRSRLDQERQNRNKQ; this is encoded by the exons ATGTCTGCCACAAGCATTGACCCTCAG AGATCAAAGGGACAAGCATCTAAAG tgcaaaatgGTTCACTGCATCAGAAGGAGACTGTCCATGACAATGACTTTGAGCCATACCTCACTGGTCAATCAACTCAG AACAACAGCTACCAGTCCATCACCGACCCCTACCTGTCCAGCTACTACGCCCCCTCCATTGGATTTCCGTACCCCCTCAGTGAGGCTCCCTGGTCTACAGGTGGGGACCCCCCTATTCCATACCTGACCCCCTATGGACCCTTGAGTAATGGAGACCATCACTTCATGCCAGACACAGTGTTTGGCCAGCCGGGGGGCCTGGGAAGCAGCATCTACCCCCACAGATTTAACTTTTTCCCCGAAAACCCTGCCTTCTCTGCTTGGGGCACAAGTGGCTCCCAGGGCCAGCAGACTCAAAGTTCAGCCTACGGTGGCAGCTACAGCTATCCTCCCAGCTCCCTGGGTGGTACCCTGGTGCCTGATGGTCAGACGGGCTTTCACAGTGACACCCTCAATAAAGCTCCGGGTATGAACAGCCTGGAACAGGGTATGGTTGGCTTGAAGATCGGCGGGGATGTCACTGGCCAGGGGTCAGGAGTCAAGGCTGTGGGTTCTGTGATTGGTGGACCTGCAGTGGCAGCCGCAGGGAACGGAGCCACACCTATTGGAATGCCTCCACCCAAACCCACTTCCTGGGCTGCCATTGCCAGCAAGCCCGCCAAGCCGCAGCAGCTGAAAGCTAAGGTGAAACCAGGGATGCCCAATCCAGGGGGAGCTCTTCCCCCGCCACCcatcaaacacaacatgaaCATTGGGACCTGGGACAAGGGCCCAGTGACTAAAGTAGCCACAGCtccactgcagcaacagcagcctcTTGGCCTGCCTCATGGATTGCCACCTCAAGGACCCATGCAGCAAGGACCCatgcagcccccccctccccagtcTTTGGTGCAGCCCCAGATGCAGCCTATGGCCTTACAGCCCCAGCCACCCCATCACCAGCACCATCAGCCACCACCTCAGCCCTACCAAAACCACACCCAGCCCCCACAACCCCAGACCCGCTGGATTGCCCCACGCAACCGTAACCAAGGCTATGGACAGGGTGGCCCTGGCCAAGACGGTAGTGGTGTGATGGGTATGGTTGGTGGTGGGAACAATGGCCCCCAAACTTCTGCCAGCCAGGGACCTGGTGCAGAGTCCCACCCAGTGCTGGACAAGCTACGTGCCTCCCATAGCTACAACCCCAAGGACTTTGAATGGAACCTGAAGAATGGTCGTGTTTTCATCATTAAGAGCTACTCTGAGGACGATATCCATCGCTCCATCAAGTACTCCATCTGGTGCAGCACGGAGCACGGCAACAAGAGGCTGGACTCGGCCTTCCGGGCCATGAATGCTAAAGGTCCTGTGTACCTGCTGTTCAGTGTCAATGGCAGTGGTCATTTCTGCGGCGTGGCAGAGATGCGTTCACCAGTGGACTATGGCACCAGTGCTGGTGTTTGGGCACAGGACAAGTGGAAGGGCAAGTTTGACGTGGACTGGTTGTTTGTTAAGGACGTGCCTAATAGCCAGCTGCGCCACATCCGCCTGGAGAACAACGACAACAAGCCAGTGACCAACTCCCGTGACACCCAGGAGGTTCCTCTGGAGAAAGCCAAGCAGGTGCTCAAGATCATCGCCACCTACAAACACACCACCTCCATCTTTGATGACTTCTCCCATTATGAGAAGaggcaggaagaagaggaggaggtgcgCAAG ACTTTTGAGCCTCCTCAGATACAGAACCGCTCTCGGTTGGATCAG GAGCGCCAAAACAGGAATAAACAATAG